The genomic region CCGATAATTTCTTTGGGTCGGTCTATGACAATCACCCTCTCATCATAATTATTGGCAATATCGTTACTGATATTTTTACTATCCGTATTAATGACAACGTTATCTATATGCTTTGAAGCTAACAGACTGTTTAAAATTTTATGGTACAGCGGCGACCCGCTAAAAATCTTTAGGTTTTTATTAGGAACTCTTTCAGAGTTTCCTTTCATTGGCAATAATGCTGTTATTTTCATTTGAATTTATTTCTTCTTTAGTTGTTATCTTTATTCAAAGTTAAAAGATATATCTTACTTAGATTTCATGTTAGCCTGCTATTTCTAGGTCTTTTTATGTTTGTATTACATACAATGGCCCTAAAAAGTTCGACTTTTCCTGTTAACTGTTTGTCTAATAGGATTTTTTTTGCAAAGTCATACCAGGTCATCGCATGCCCATCAGTAAAATGATGCACCCCATACTCCATTTCGTTCTCATTTATTGTTTCGAGGATATGTTTCGCCAAATGATTTGCATTTGTAGGGCACCCAGTCTGAGCGTCCGTAACGTACAATATCTTTTCTGATATAGCTTTGTCCAAAATAGTTTTATAAAAATTTCTACCGAATTCTGAATATAACCATGAAGTACGAATAATCAAGTGTTTTTTTAAAATTTCCTGAATATATAATTCTCCCTGAAGTTTGGACTTACCATATTCGTTGATTGGGTTTGTGGCGTCTTCAACACTGTACGGTTCTTCTTTTTCGCCGTCAAAAACATAATCTGTTGAAATATGAATTAGTGTAGTTTTATATTTATTGCATGCAAGTGCTATGTTTTTGGCCCCTTCTGCATTCACCTTAAAGGCCATATCGGGTGTTTTTTCTGCTTGCTCTACGTTAGTGTATGCGGCACAATTAACACAGAAATGAAATTTTTTCTTTGTAAAAAGGGTATCGACCTCAACAGCGTTTGTAATATCCAATTGTTTGGAATCTTTGAATATGAATTCTAAATTAGCATAATATTCAGATATTTTCTGAATACACTGCCCCAATTGACCGTTAGCTCCTGTAACCAATACTTTTTTCATATTATAATTCAGAAAATTTAGGAAGCTTTAAATCCTTATCAGAGAGTATTAGATCCTTGTCTGGAAATTCCCAATCGATACTCAAGCTTTTATCATTATAAACGATACCACTTTCGGCTTCAGGATGATAATAATTATCACATTTATAAGCAAGGACCACTCTATCGGATAATGCCAAAAACCCATGCGCCATACCTTTTGGTATAAAAAGTATTTTTTTATTCCAGCCCGATAAATTTATTTTAAAATGTTCTGAATAAGTAGGGCTGTCGGTTCGCATATCGACTACTACATCCAAAACTTCTCCATCTATCACCCTTATCAGCTTGGCCTGGGCCGCTTTTCCTTTTTGAAAATGCAACCCCCTCAAAACTCCTTTTTTTGAGATGGATTGATTGTCCTGAACAAAATCTATTGTATGGCCTAAAGCATTTTCCAGTTCATTTTTTTTGAACGATTCAAAAAAAACACCTCTTTCGTCTTCAATTACATGTGGCTCAAAAATATAACAGCCTTTTAGAACAGTTTCGGTAATCTTCATTTAGTTCAATTGCATTAAATATTCGCCATAACCGCTTTTTAAAAGGGGTGTGGCCAGTTTATGAAGTTGTGCCTTTGAAATATAGTTCATTTTATAGGCGGCTTCCTCAATAGAGCCTATTTTTAACCCTTGACGTTCTTCTATCACTTGTACAAACTGTGATGCCTGCATCAAGGACGTAAATGTTCCCGTATCCAACCAAGCGATTCCTTTGTCTAGTATACTGACTTTTAGTTCTCCCTTCTCCAAATACTTTCGATTTAAGTCGGTGATCTCTAGCTCTCCCCTGGAACTAGGCTTTATCTTTTTGGCCATCTTCACTACGTGATTATCATAAAAATAGATACCAGGTACAGCGTAGTTGGATTTTGGGTCTTCAGGTTTTTCTTCTATCGAAATTACATTGCCTTCGGCATCAAAATCAACGACTCCGTATCTTTTTGGATCGTTTACATGGTATCCGTAGATTATGCCGCCCTTTGGGTCATTGTTTGACTGTAATAAGTTGGACAGGCCAGAACCGTAAAAAATATTATCTCCAAGTATTAATGCCACTTTATCTCGCCCTATGAATTTTTCTCCAATAATGAAGGCCTCGGCCAGGCCGTTTGGGTGGTCTTGAATAGCATAATTGAAATCACATCCCAATTGAGAACCATTGCCCAATAAATTTTTGAACATAGCTTCGTCTGAAGAAGTAGTAATTATCAATATTTCACGTATGCCAGCCAATATTAAGGTGGACAATGGGTAATATA from Costertonia aggregata harbors:
- the rfbD gene encoding dTDP-4-dehydrorhamnose reductase — translated: MKKVLVTGANGQLGQCIQKISEYYANLEFIFKDSKQLDITNAVEVDTLFTKKKFHFCVNCAAYTNVEQAEKTPDMAFKVNAEGAKNIALACNKYKTTLIHISTDYVFDGEKEEPYSVEDATNPINEYGKSKLQGELYIQEILKKHLIIRTSWLYSEFGRNFYKTILDKAISEKILYVTDAQTGCPTNANHLAKHILETINENEMEYGVHHFTDGHAMTWYDFAKKILLDKQLTGKVELFRAIVCNTNIKRPRNSRLT
- the rfbC gene encoding dTDP-4-dehydrorhamnose 3,5-epimerase, encoding MKITETVLKGCYIFEPHVIEDERGVFFESFKKNELENALGHTIDFVQDNQSISKKGVLRGLHFQKGKAAQAKLIRVIDGEVLDVVVDMRTDSPTYSEHFKINLSGWNKKILFIPKGMAHGFLALSDRVVLAYKCDNYYHPEAESGIVYNDKSLSIDWEFPDKDLILSDKDLKLPKFSEL
- the rfbA gene encoding glucose-1-phosphate thymidylyltransferase RfbA; translation: MKGIILAGGSGTRLYPLTMAISKQLMPIYDKPMIYYPLSTLILAGIREILIITTSSDEAMFKNLLGNGSQLGCDFNYAIQDHPNGLAEAFIIGEKFIGRDKVALILGDNIFYGSGLSNLLQSNNDPKGGIIYGYHVNDPKRYGVVDFDAEGNVISIEEKPEDPKSNYAVPGIYFYDNHVVKMAKKIKPSSRGELEITDLNRKYLEKGELKVSILDKGIAWLDTGTFTSLMQASQFVQVIEERQGLKIGSIEEAAYKMNYISKAQLHKLATPLLKSGYGEYLMQLN